One genomic segment of Vagococcus intermedius includes these proteins:
- the murQ gene encoding N-acetylmuramic acid 6-phosphate etherase has translation MNLTNLTTETRNQRTLNLDQMSIQDILSIMNEEDQTVPQAIKQSLPQIEAVVTKIIEAFNQNGRLIYIGAGTSGRLGILDAAECVPTFGTEPEMVQGLIAGGMSAMTVAVEGAEDSQTLAKEDLAAIQLTNKDIVVGIAASGRTPYVIGGLTYATEIGAETATISCNTNAAISKFANYPIEVEVGPEILTGSTRLKSGTAQKLVLNMLSTVSMIGIGKVYKNLMVDVKPTNEKLVERAKRIIMEATDCSYETASETFILANEDVKLAIVMILTNSNQETAAAQLVKSHGFVRNTLN, from the coding sequence ATGAATTTAACTAATTTAACAACAGAAACTAGAAACCAACGAACACTTAATTTAGATCAGATGAGCATCCAAGATATTTTAAGCATTATGAATGAAGAAGATCAAACAGTGCCTCAAGCTATCAAGCAATCTTTGCCACAAATTGAAGCGGTAGTCACTAAAATTATCGAAGCATTCAATCAAAATGGTCGTCTCATTTATATTGGAGCCGGAACTAGTGGCCGCCTAGGGATATTAGATGCAGCTGAATGTGTTCCAACCTTTGGGACAGAACCTGAAATGGTTCAAGGTCTAATCGCTGGTGGGATGAGTGCTATGACCGTTGCAGTTGAAGGCGCTGAGGATTCTCAAACCTTAGCAAAAGAAGATTTAGCAGCTATTCAATTGACTAATAAAGATATCGTTGTTGGGATTGCTGCAAGCGGTCGTACACCTTATGTCATTGGCGGTTTAACTTATGCCACAGAAATTGGTGCTGAAACAGCAACTATTTCCTGCAATACGAATGCAGCGATCAGCAAATTTGCTAACTACCCTATTGAAGTGGAAGTAGGTCCAGAAATCTTAACAGGTTCCACACGTTTGAAATCTGGGACGGCTCAAAAATTAGTTTTAAACATGTTATCAACGGTTTCAATGATTGGGATCGGCAAAGTTTATAAAAATCTGATGGTTGATGTTAAACCCACGAATGAAAAATTAGTTGAACGTGCCAAACGCATTATTATGGAAGCAACTGACTGTTCTTATGAAACAGCTAGCGAAACATTTATCTTAGCAAACGAAGATGTTAAATTAGCGATTGTCATGATTTTAACAAATTCTAATCAAGAAACAGCAGCTGCACAGCTGGTTAAAAGCCACGGTTTTGTCCGAAATACTTTAAACTAA
- the pnp gene encoding polyribonucleotide nucleotidyltransferase — protein sequence MSSEKKVFSMDWGGRPLSVEVGQLAKQANGSVLVRYGDSVVLTAAVGSKAPKDVDFFPLTVNYEEKMYAAGKIPGGFIKREGRPSEHATLTARLIDRPIRPMFADGFRNDVQITNIVMSVEQDCTPEMSAMLGSSLALCISDIPFNGPIAGVNVGRVDGEYILNPTVEQTELSDIELSVAGTKDAINMVESGAKEVSEEDMLGALMFGHAAIKELVAFQEKIVAELGKEKMEITLLQVSEELATEINAAYKERMVEAIQTEEKLAREENIEAVKAEIIETYEEKLADDEEMAKKLKEVRQIAEDMEKNEVRRLITIEKIRPDGRKIDEIRPLASEVGLLPRTHGSGLFTRGQTQALSTVTLAPLGEHQIIDGLGSEETKRFIHHYNFPQFCVGSTGPTRAPGRREIGHGALGERAMAQVIPSEEDFPYTIRVVSEVLESNGSSSQASICGGILALMDAGVPIKAPVAGIAMGLVMDGNDYTVLTDIQGLEDHLGDMDFKVAGTEAGITALQMDIKIEGITEQILTEALAQAKKARMEILNVITDAIAEPREELSEYAPKIEMIKIDPAKIKDVIGKGGDTINGIIDETGVKIDIDQDGNVSIASADAPMIKRAIEIIEELTKEAKVGETYHAKVVRVEKFGAFVNLFKGKDALVHISQLAHERVANTEDVVKMGDMIDVKITEIDKQGRVNASRKVLLEKPEETK from the coding sequence ATGAGTTCAGAAAAAAAAGTATTTTCAATGGATTGGGGCGGCCGCCCTTTATCAGTTGAAGTCGGTCAATTAGCAAAACAAGCCAATGGGTCAGTATTAGTACGTTACGGGGATTCAGTTGTGTTAACAGCAGCAGTTGGATCAAAGGCACCTAAAGATGTGGACTTTTTCCCATTAACAGTTAATTATGAAGAAAAAATGTATGCGGCTGGTAAAATCCCAGGTGGCTTTATCAAACGTGAAGGACGTCCCAGTGAACATGCTACTTTAACAGCTCGTTTAATTGACCGTCCAATTCGTCCGATGTTTGCTGACGGCTTCCGTAATGACGTTCAAATTACTAATATTGTCATGAGTGTTGAGCAAGATTGTACGCCAGAGATGTCAGCGATGTTAGGATCATCTCTTGCTTTATGTATCTCAGATATTCCATTTAATGGTCCAATTGCAGGTGTTAACGTTGGTCGCGTTGATGGAGAGTATATTTTGAACCCAACTGTGGAACAAACCGAGTTATCAGATATTGAATTAAGTGTTGCTGGAACAAAAGACGCGATTAACATGGTTGAAAGTGGTGCTAAAGAAGTATCTGAAGAAGATATGTTAGGTGCTTTAATGTTCGGTCATGCTGCGATTAAAGAACTTGTTGCTTTCCAAGAAAAGATTGTTGCTGAGCTTGGTAAGGAAAAAATGGAAATTACCTTGTTACAAGTTTCAGAAGAATTGGCAACTGAAATCAATGCTGCTTATAAAGAGCGCATGGTAGAAGCGATCCAAACTGAAGAAAAATTAGCACGTGAAGAAAATATTGAAGCGGTTAAAGCTGAGATTATTGAAACGTATGAAGAAAAATTAGCAGACGATGAAGAAATGGCTAAAAAGCTCAAAGAAGTCCGTCAAATTGCTGAAGATATGGAAAAAAATGAAGTCCGTCGCTTAATCACAATCGAAAAAATCCGTCCTGATGGTCGTAAGATTGATGAGATTCGTCCGCTAGCTAGTGAAGTTGGCTTATTACCGCGTACCCATGGTTCTGGATTATTTACACGTGGTCAAACCCAAGCGTTATCAACTGTTACCTTAGCACCTTTAGGAGAGCATCAAATTATTGATGGTCTAGGTTCAGAAGAAACTAAACGTTTCATCCACCATTATAATTTCCCACAATTCTGTGTAGGCTCAACTGGTCCAACACGTGCCCCAGGTCGTCGTGAAATTGGACATGGTGCTTTAGGCGAAAGAGCAATGGCCCAAGTGATTCCATCTGAAGAAGATTTCCCATACACAATTCGTGTGGTATCTGAAGTATTAGAGTCAAATGGTTCTTCGTCTCAAGCAAGTATCTGTGGTGGTATCTTAGCATTAATGGATGCAGGTGTTCCAATTAAAGCACCAGTTGCAGGGATTGCAATGGGATTAGTTATGGATGGGAATGACTATACAGTCTTAACAGATATCCAAGGTCTAGAAGATCACTTAGGTGATATGGACTTTAAAGTGGCTGGAACAGAAGCAGGTATCACTGCCTTACAAATGGATATTAAAATTGAAGGAATTACTGAACAAATCTTAACTGAGGCTTTAGCTCAAGCTAAAAAAGCACGTATGGAAATCTTAAATGTGATTACAGATGCGATTGCTGAACCACGTGAAGAATTGAGTGAGTATGCACCTAAGATTGAAATGATCAAGATTGATCCAGCTAAGATTAAAGATGTTATCGGTAAGGGTGGCGACACTATTAATGGTATTATCGATGAGACGGGTGTTAAAATTGATATTGATCAAGATGGGAATGTTAGCATTGCCTCAGCGGATGCTCCAATGATTAAACGTGCCATCGAAATTATTGAAGAATTAACGAAAGAAGCTAAAGTAGGCGAAACGTACCATGCTAAAGTTGTTCGCGTTGAAAAATTTGGTGCCTTTGTTAACTTATTCAAAGGAAAAGATGCTTTGGTTCATATTTCTCAATTGGCACATGAGCGTGTAGCTAATACCGAAGATGTTGTTAAAATGGGTGACATGATTGATGTTAAAATCACTGAAATCGATAAACAAGGTCGCGTGAATGCGTCACGTAAAGTATTATTAGAGAAACCTGAAGAAACTAAATAG
- a CDS encoding LrgB family protein produces the protein MLHELTSNPLFGLVLSIAIFLGSRTLAGWLKWPIFNPLIVSIVAVIAFLKITGITYDDYYVGGSILNMLIAPATVALAIPLYKSFHLLKHHARSIVSGIILGSLFSTLLTTCLAVLFKYDKSLVASILPRSVTTAIAIEISSKMDGITTVTIIVVIITGIIGAITGPSILRMARVDEPVAKGVALGTSAHAIGTARAMELGTVEGAMSGLAIGVTGVVTVFIAPMMLKLFFLLT, from the coding sequence ATGTTACACGAATTGACGAGTAATCCCTTATTTGGTTTAGTGTTATCAATCGCGATTTTTTTAGGTTCACGGACTTTGGCAGGTTGGTTGAAATGGCCAATTTTTAATCCACTGATTGTGTCAATAGTCGCAGTTATTGCCTTTTTAAAAATAACAGGTATCACCTATGATGATTATTATGTTGGGGGAAGTATTCTTAATATGTTAATTGCTCCGGCTACGGTTGCGTTAGCTATTCCGTTATACAAATCTTTCCATTTATTAAAACATCATGCGCGGTCAATTGTATCTGGCATTATTTTAGGCTCACTATTTAGCACGTTGCTAACGACGTGTCTCGCTGTATTATTTAAATACGATAAGTCTCTAGTAGCCTCTATCTTACCTAGATCAGTGACAACCGCTATTGCTATTGAGATTTCATCCAAAATGGATGGGATTACAACTGTTACGATTATTGTTGTGATTATCACAGGGATTATCGGAGCGATCACTGGACCAAGTATTTTACGCATGGCAAGAGTAGATGAACCGGTTGCTAAAGGAGTTGCTTTAGGGACGTCAGCACATGCTATTGGAACTGCTAGAGCCATGGAATTAGGAACAGTTGAAGGGGCGATGTCTGGTTTAGCAATTGGAGTGACCGGTGTGGTCACAGTTTTTATTGCACCAATGATGTTAAAACTTTTTTTTCTATTAACTTAA
- a CDS encoding DUF871 domain-containing protein gives MLGFSVFLGEDLTADTQAYIKNMSKQGFTGIFTSLHIPEDDATKYAARLTDLGALAQELKLDLMVDISTKALNSIGLDVQTDLLQIKKMGITGLRMDYGISMETIATISNEMTVGLNASTLTENDVALLKYHQADFEQMELWHNYYPRPETGLAREHFIEKNNWLHNLGLSVIAFVPGDGQLRGPLFEHLPTLEEHRTTHPLAAAIDLLDYCQVDAAYVGDSSLTYETRQQFSSYFSQATMSLRIAETIETHAHLFIGTHTNRVDDARDVVRSQDARFKEIPLIEPENTATRSIGSVTLDNTNYARYMGELQICKTTLPADPKVNVVATIISEHRNLINYIKPGQHFTLYKKGETN, from the coding sequence ATGTTAGGTTTTTCAGTTTTTTTAGGTGAGGATTTGACAGCCGATACTCAAGCATATATCAAAAATATGAGCAAACAAGGGTTTACAGGTATCTTTACTTCTCTTCATATCCCAGAAGATGATGCCACTAAATATGCTGCTCGTTTAACTGACCTTGGGGCACTTGCCCAAGAATTAAAGTTAGATTTAATGGTTGATATTTCAACTAAAGCACTAAATAGTATTGGACTAGACGTTCAGACCGACCTCTTGCAAATAAAAAAAATGGGCATCACTGGTCTTAGAATGGATTATGGCATCTCAATGGAAACGATTGCGACAATTTCAAATGAAATGACCGTCGGTTTGAATGCCAGTACCTTAACGGAAAATGATGTCGCACTACTCAAATATCATCAAGCAGACTTTGAACAGATGGAGCTTTGGCATAACTACTATCCTCGACCAGAAACAGGTTTGGCACGTGAGCATTTTATAGAAAAAAACAACTGGCTACATAACTTAGGGTTATCAGTTATTGCGTTTGTTCCTGGCGATGGCCAATTACGTGGACCGCTCTTTGAACACCTTCCCACTTTAGAGGAACACAGAACCACGCATCCTTTAGCAGCAGCAATTGATTTACTAGACTACTGTCAAGTTGATGCCGCTTATGTAGGAGATTCAAGCCTAACCTATGAAACTCGCCAACAATTTTCAAGCTACTTTTCCCAAGCAACCATGTCCCTAAGAATTGCTGAGACAATCGAGACACATGCTCATTTATTTATTGGGACACACACTAATCGCGTAGATGATGCCAGAGATGTGGTTCGTAGTCAAGACGCTCGTTTTAAAGAAATCCCTTTGATTGAACCGGAAAATACCGCGACACGTTCAATTGGCTCTGTGACGTTAGATAATACCAACTATGCTCGTTACATGGGCGAACTACAAATTTGTAAAACCACTCTTCCGGCAGACCCTAAGGTCAACGTAGTTGCGACTATCATTTCAGAACATCGCAATCTTATCAACTATATTAAACCAGGACAACACTTTACTTTATATAAAAAAGGGGAAACTAACTAA
- the def gene encoding peptide deformylase yields the protein MIKMTDIIREGNPTLREVASEVVLPLSEEDKQLGQDMMTFLKNSQDPKMAEKYNLRGGVGLAAPQLDIAKRVIAVHLPSNDPENPTPLLNAIMYNPKIISHTVQDACLRDGEGCLSVDRDVPGYVVRHARITVTYIDENGETQKKKFKNYEAIVVQHEIDHLNGVMFYDHINKPNPFAINKDVLIID from the coding sequence ATGATTAAAATGACTGATATTATTCGTGAAGGTAACCCTACTTTACGTGAAGTTGCCTCTGAGGTTGTCTTACCCTTATCTGAGGAAGACAAGCAACTAGGCCAAGACATGATGACCTTTTTGAAAAATAGTCAAGATCCTAAGATGGCTGAAAAATACAACTTACGTGGTGGCGTTGGATTAGCTGCACCACAATTAGATATTGCTAAACGTGTGATTGCTGTCCATCTACCTAGTAACGACCCAGAAAACCCAACCCCCTTACTGAACGCTATTATGTATAACCCTAAAATCATCAGCCACACTGTTCAAGATGCTTGTCTAAGAGATGGTGAAGGCTGCTTATCTGTGGATCGTGACGTGCCTGGATATGTCGTTCGTCATGCTCGTATTACAGTAACCTATATTGATGAAAATGGGGAGACTCAAAAGAAAAAATTTAAAAATTACGAAGCGATTGTTGTCCAACATGAAATTGATCATTTAAATGGAGTTATGTTCTATGATCACATTAATAAACCTAATCCTTTCGCTATTAATAAGGATGTCCTTATTATTGACTAA
- a CDS encoding CDP-glycerol glycerophosphotransferase family protein, whose protein sequence is MKKSEKVANYLSKFFTWILPVNPKIIVFESFIGRQYSDNPRAIYDYIKKYYPQYRCYWSVDKKSADKFPEELEIIKKGTVKWFYIMAKANYWIANSRIPLWVTKPKKTTYIQTWHGTPLKKLALDMDMSTSTLRNPEVYQEEFRQETQRWDYLISPNSYSSAIFKQCFDFKNDMIESGYPRNDYLINYHTIENQTKIKEKLGIPKDKKIVLYAPTWRDGIKFESTLDLKKMQQALGEEYFLLIRLHYLVTEVTGIDGQIDFVKNVTDYPDINDLYLISDLLVTDYSSTFFDYAVLKRPMIFYCFDLEEYKNVLRGFYFDFEKEAPGPIVTTTDEVIQAIQASNRLSVPEEFVERFTQLEDGQATKRVVEKIFK, encoded by the coding sequence ATGAAAAAAAGTGAAAAGGTCGCTAACTATTTAAGTAAATTTTTTACTTGGATTCTACCTGTCAATCCTAAGATTATTGTATTTGAAAGTTTTATAGGGCGACAATATAGTGATAATCCACGTGCAATTTATGATTATATAAAAAAGTATTATCCTCAGTATCGCTGTTATTGGAGTGTAGATAAAAAAAGTGCTGATAAATTTCCGGAAGAGTTAGAAATAATAAAAAAAGGGACCGTTAAGTGGTTTTATATCATGGCAAAAGCTAATTATTGGATAGCCAATAGTCGAATCCCTCTTTGGGTAACAAAACCTAAAAAAACGACGTATATACAGACTTGGCATGGTACACCTTTGAAAAAATTGGCTTTAGATATGGATATGAGCACATCGACTTTGAGAAATCCTGAAGTTTATCAAGAGGAATTTCGTCAAGAAACCCAAAGATGGGATTATTTAATCTCACCTAATAGTTATTCAAGTGCTATTTTTAAACAATGTTTTGATTTTAAAAATGACATGATTGAATCAGGGTATCCACGAAATGATTATCTAATCAACTATCATACCATTGAGAATCAAACTAAGATTAAAGAAAAATTGGGTATTCCTAAGGACAAAAAAATTGTTCTATATGCCCCAACTTGGCGTGATGGGATTAAATTTGAGTCAACCTTGGATTTGAAAAAAATGCAACAAGCGTTAGGAGAAGAGTATTTTTTATTAATTCGTCTCCATTATTTGGTAACTGAAGTGACAGGCATTGATGGTCAAATAGATTTTGTTAAAAATGTGACAGATTATCCAGATATTAATGATCTCTATCTTATTAGTGACCTACTGGTGACAGATTACTCAAGTACGTTCTTTGATTATGCCGTGTTAAAACGTCCGATGATTTTTTATTGTTTTGATCTGGAAGAATATAAAAATGTCTTAAGAGGGTTTTATTTTGATTTTGAAAAAGAAGCTCCCGGTCCAATTGTGACAACGACAGATGAGGTGATTCAGGCAATTCAAGCAAGTAATCGTTTATCAGTCCCAGAGGAATTTGTTGAACGTTTCACACAACTTGAAGATGGACAAGCAACTAAAAGAGTAGTAGAGAAGATTTTTAAATAA
- a CDS encoding HAD family hydrolase, which translates to MKKAIIFDMDGVLIDSEPFYQKRREDFFKHYDIVLSPAQQQEFIGSNPDDMFRFLFPNDLKRQLALKHDYLNYKHDHVISYTDIINPDLVNTLERLKQHHLKIAIASSGSLESIQSVLKANHLLNTFNVIVSGTQFERSKPHPAIYLETLSQLNLSASECLAIEDSTHGIQAAKSAGIEVLALRETRYQTDQSQATATIDSLLEILNWL; encoded by the coding sequence ATGAAGAAAGCTATTATTTTTGATATGGATGGCGTCCTGATTGATTCTGAACCATTCTATCAAAAACGTCGCGAAGATTTTTTTAAACACTATGATATTGTCCTAAGTCCCGCTCAACAACAGGAATTTATTGGCTCCAATCCAGATGACATGTTTCGCTTCTTATTTCCAAATGATTTAAAAAGACAACTGGCGTTAAAACATGACTACCTTAACTATAAACATGATCACGTTATATCTTACACAGATATTATTAACCCTGATTTAGTTAACACACTTGAGCGGCTAAAACAACATCACTTAAAAATAGCGATTGCCTCATCTGGCTCCTTAGAATCGATTCAATCAGTTTTAAAAGCTAACCATTTATTAAATACCTTCAATGTTATTGTTAGTGGCACACAATTTGAGCGTTCAAAACCTCATCCTGCTATTTATCTGGAAACATTATCTCAGCTGAACCTCTCAGCATCAGAGTGTCTTGCTATTGAAGATTCAACCCATGGAATCCAAGCTGCTAAGTCCGCTGGTATTGAGGTCTTAGCTTTGAGAGAGACACGTTATCAGACTGATCAATCACAAGCCACTGCAACTATCGATTCCTTGTTAGAGATTTTGAATTGGCTTTAA
- a CDS encoding CidA/LrgA family protein, with amino-acid sequence MKLFKQFLLIISFSYLGEIVSKLFNLPIPGSVIGMLLLFTALYFKVVKVEEVDTVGTFLLDNLSILFLPAGVGIMVYFPVIRETWWSLLIITIITTVLTMAVVGRIVQGVKRKFEGDSVELDREEQQGHVTRIDE; translated from the coding sequence ATGAAGTTATTTAAACAGTTTTTATTGATCATTAGTTTTTCCTATCTAGGTGAAATTGTCTCGAAACTCTTTAACTTGCCGATTCCAGGAAGTGTGATAGGGATGTTATTATTATTTACAGCTCTGTACTTTAAAGTTGTAAAAGTTGAAGAAGTCGACACAGTAGGGACTTTTTTATTAGATAATTTGAGTATTTTATTTTTACCAGCGGGAGTTGGTATCATGGTTTATTTTCCGGTTATTAGGGAAACATGGTGGTCATTATTGATCATTACTATCATCACGACAGTTTTAACGATGGCAGTCGTTGGTAGGATAGTTCAAGGTGTCAAGCGTAAATTTGAAGGCGATAGTGTAGAATTGGACAGAGAGGAGCAACAAGGACATGTTACACGAATTGACGAGTAA
- a CDS encoding PTS transporter subunit EIIC produces MTDKIKAIATGIYDHVGGPSNVTKVVHCMTRVRMGIKDYNLVDLEGLKQVKGVMGIVEDDTLQVVIGPGTVNKVALEMVQMVGVNLGDTFPDTTTQNLSNKDAVEQKAAEMKANVKKKNQKPWSKALKSISNIFVPLIPAFVGAGIIGGFASIIGNLLTAGSISGDMWLNIAAVMNIIKNGVFAYLVIYVGMNSAKEFGASPSLGGVIGGVTMLTGMSPEAPLPNIFTGGDLAAGQGGIIGVIFAVWIMSFIEKRLRKVIPDSIDIIVTPTITLLVMGLATIFLIMPIAGAISNSLVGVINWILGVGGAFSGFVLGASFLPMVMFGLHQILTPIHLEMIEQTGSTLLLPILAMAGAGQVGAAVALWLKCRKNSELVELIKGALPVGILGIGEPLIYGVTLPLGRPFVTACIGGGIGGAVLGLLGNIGATSIGPSGVALIPLIANGHWLGYVIGLLAGYAGGFLATYFFGTTKDMQLGK; encoded by the coding sequence ATGACTGATAAAATTAAAGCAATTGCCACGGGTATCTACGATCATGTAGGGGGACCAAGTAACGTAACAAAAGTGGTTCACTGTATGACCCGAGTAAGAATGGGGATTAAAGACTATAACTTAGTCGATTTAGAAGGGCTGAAACAAGTCAAAGGTGTCATGGGAATTGTTGAAGATGATACCTTGCAAGTCGTCATTGGCCCAGGAACTGTTAATAAAGTCGCTTTAGAAATGGTCCAAATGGTTGGGGTCAATTTGGGAGATACTTTCCCAGATACAACTACACAAAACCTTAGCAACAAAGATGCTGTTGAACAAAAAGCGGCCGAAATGAAGGCTAATGTCAAAAAGAAAAATCAAAAACCTTGGTCTAAAGCTTTAAAATCTATTTCTAACATCTTTGTGCCACTCATTCCTGCCTTTGTCGGTGCTGGTATTATTGGTGGATTTGCCTCTATTATTGGAAATCTCCTAACAGCAGGAAGTATTTCTGGTGACATGTGGCTGAATATCGCAGCAGTAATGAACATCATAAAAAATGGTGTCTTTGCTTATCTTGTGATTTATGTCGGAATGAATAGTGCCAAAGAATTTGGTGCCTCACCTAGTTTAGGGGGCGTTATCGGAGGTGTAACGATGCTTACCGGGATGTCGCCTGAGGCCCCTCTTCCTAACATTTTCACCGGAGGAGACTTGGCAGCTGGACAAGGTGGTATTATCGGAGTAATCTTTGCGGTTTGGATTATGTCATTTATTGAAAAACGATTACGTAAAGTTATCCCTGATTCTATTGATATTATTGTAACGCCTACCATTACTTTGTTAGTGATGGGACTAGCAACCATTTTCTTAATCATGCCGATTGCCGGGGCTATTTCTAACTCCTTAGTTGGGGTTATCAATTGGATTTTAGGAGTCGGCGGTGCCTTCTCTGGTTTTGTTCTAGGTGCTAGCTTCTTACCAATGGTTATGTTTGGCTTACATCAAATTTTAACCCCTATCCACTTAGAAATGATTGAACAAACAGGAAGCACTCTCTTATTACCTATCTTAGCAATGGCTGGAGCTGGTCAAGTTGGTGCAGCTGTTGCACTTTGGCTAAAATGTCGTAAAAATTCAGAATTAGTTGAATTAATCAAAGGTGCTTTACCTGTAGGTATATTAGGTATTGGTGAGCCTTTAATTTATGGTGTTACCTTGCCACTAGGACGTCCTTTTGTTACTGCTTGTATTGGTGGCGGTATTGGCGGTGCGGTACTTGGCTTATTAGGTAATATTGGTGCTACCTCAATTGGCCCAAGTGGCGTTGCCTTAATTCCTCTAATAGCTAACGGACATTGGTTAGGCTACGTAATTGGCTTACTTGCTGGTTATGCTGGTGGTTTCCTTGCCACTTATTTCTTTGGCACTACAAAAGACATGCAGTTAGGTAAATAA
- a CDS encoding Cof-type HAD-IIB family hydrolase, translated as MKKKLLAFDIDGTLYDSNKKLLPSSIQAIKELQAAGHFVTLATGRSLMSSQEVISELGVENYILCNGAYAFCQNELTHSFPIDKNELKKVVALANEEQIDILYQTLDNVKQQGPFIHQRNQEKQEGYSEFKASYEFDIEEEDAIYQAIMFCDRQTEQLFEPVLDKLRFTRWNEDGLDVIAATGSKAETLGLIARQQGIAQADIIAFGDGDNDIEMLDYAGLGIAMGNASETVKRVADDVTASHDEDGIALALKKYHLI; from the coding sequence GTGAAAAAAAAGTTATTAGCATTTGATATCGATGGCACACTTTATGATTCAAATAAAAAATTGTTGCCAAGTAGCATTCAAGCTATTAAAGAGTTACAAGCGGCAGGTCATTTTGTCACCCTAGCGACAGGACGTAGCTTGATGTCCTCACAAGAAGTCATCTCAGAACTAGGCGTGGAGAATTATATTCTTTGTAATGGGGCTTACGCTTTTTGTCAGAATGAGTTGACTCATAGTTTTCCCATTGATAAGAATGAGTTGAAAAAAGTGGTTGCCTTAGCTAATGAAGAGCAAATTGATATCCTTTATCAAACATTAGATAATGTTAAGCAACAAGGTCCTTTTATTCATCAACGAAATCAAGAAAAGCAAGAAGGCTATAGTGAATTTAAAGCGTCGTATGAGTTTGATATTGAAGAAGAAGACGCTATCTATCAAGCTATTATGTTTTGTGATCGTCAAACAGAACAGCTCTTTGAACCGGTATTAGATAAATTGCGATTTACACGCTGGAACGAAGATGGACTGGATGTGATTGCAGCAACGGGGTCTAAGGCAGAAACCTTAGGTTTAATAGCACGCCAACAAGGCATCGCTCAAGCAGATATTATTGCGTTTGGTGATGGAGATAATGATATCGAAATGTTAGATTATGCCGGTCTAGGTATTGCCATGGGCAATGCCTCAGAAACGGTTAAACGTGTTGCCGATGATGTCACCGCCAGCCATGATGAAGACGGAATCGCGTTAGCTCTTAAAAAATATCATTTAATCTAA
- the rpsO gene encoding 30S ribosomal protein S15, with the protein MAMSKEQKNEIIKKYARHEGDTGSPEVQIAVLTAEINHLNDHSHVHKKDHHSYRGLMKKVGHRRNLLAYLRNNDVARYRELIQSLGLRR; encoded by the coding sequence ATGGCAATGTCAAAAGAACAAAAAAACGAAATCATCAAAAAGTACGCTCGTCATGAAGGAGATACTGGTTCACCAGAAGTACAAATCGCTGTATTAACTGCTGAAATCAACCACTTGAACGATCATTCACACGTTCATAAAAAAGATCACCATTCATACCGTGGCCTAATGAAAAAAGTTGGTCACCGTCGTAACTTATTAGCTTACTTACGTAACAATGATGTAGCTCGTTACCGTGAATTAATCCAAAGTTTAGGATTACGTCGTTAA